A single window of Rhodamnia argentea isolate NSW1041297 chromosome 5, ASM2092103v1, whole genome shotgun sequence DNA harbors:
- the LOC125315227 gene encoding uncharacterized protein LOC125315227 — protein sequence MGRRTRERAAAIGQVGEATVIAQGVNVNRGNDNGNRQMHRLVEQFLKLKPTKFTGKGDPEATPRWIEDLEKAFEVLGCTEEEKVTLYFSKTAREQKMLEFQQLRQNHMTIDQYEAEFSRLSKYTPRMVENPLDRARRFRDGLRPELRDRLIPPNPRDYDELYERGQMVERDMKERAAASGSRFMPVGDNRRFGKRPMKGNRRFIPPVGRNNGKSAYRSNWSYQLCGRRHGNGPCPSRTRACFKCGKFDHHIRNCPELAPE from the exons ATGGGTAGGCGGACTCGAGAACGAGCCGCCGCTATTGGGCAAGTCGGCGAGGCTACTGTTATTGCTCAGGGGGTAAATGTGAATCGGGGAAATGATAATGGGAATAGGCAGATGCATCGGCTAGTAGAGcagttcttgaagttgaaacCGACAAAGTTCACTGGGAAGGGTGACCCGGAAGCTACACCTCGCTGGATAGAGGATCTAGAGAAAGCATTCGAGGTTTTGGGTTGCAcggaggaggagaaagtgaccCTG tatttttctaagACCGCTCGGGAGCAGaaaatgttagaatttcagcagctcCGCCAGAACCATATGACGATAGATCAGTATGAAGCTGAATTCTCGAGATTGTCGAAGTATACACCGAGGATGGTAGAGAATCCGCTGGATAGAGCAAGGAGGTTTCGAGACGGATTGAGGCCGGAGCTTCGCGATCGCTTGATCCCGCCGAACCCGAGAGACTATGACGAGTTGTATGAGCGGGGTCAAATGGTGGAACGAGACATGAAAGAAAGGGCTGCCGCATCTGGATCGCGGTTCATGCCCGTCGGGGACAACCGCCGGTTTGGTAAAAGGCCAATGAAGGGAAACCGGCGCTTCATCCCTCCCGTCGGGAGAAATAACGGGAAATCGGCGTATCGGTCTAACTGGAGTTACCAACTTTGTGGAAGGAGGCATgggaatggaccttgcccgagtagaACTAGAGcgtgcttcaaatgtggaaaatttgatcatcatataAGGAATTGCCCGGAGCTAGCCCCAGAATAG